The Arthrobacter burdickii genomic interval GCGTCGATCCGAAAATAGTCGGTGGTGTCGTAGCCGTGCGTCTCCGACGCGAACACGGGACCGAGGGCCAGGCCCGACGCTCCCAGTTCCACTGCGTAGTCGAGCCACGGCACCAGGTCCAGGAGCCGGTGCATGGCGGCGGGCTCCGCCGTCGCGGCCTTCTCCGCCCCGATGAACCCGAGGGGGTAGACGTGCCACCAGATGGCGTGCTGGACCCAGGCGGGTTCGTTCATGGCGTGTGGCCTTTCCGTCGATCCGTGACCCGGCCCGCGGACAGGGCTGCGGGCCGGTCCGGTCAGGGCCGGCGTGCTGCCTAGCCTACGTCGAGGAGGCGTCCTCCCGAGGCGAGCTGCTGCACCTCGCCGGGCTCCAGCTGCGCGGCCTCGGCGATGTCGACGATCGCCGCACCGGCGTCTGCTGCTTCGACCACCGCGGACTCGAGTTCGTCGGTGAGCTGGTCGAGGTGCCACTGGATCGACTCGAGGTCCGCCGCAGCCGCCGCGACGCGGCGCAGGGCAGGAGACAGGGGGTATGCGAGTTCGGCGGGCTCCTCGTGCGAGAGCTGGAAGCCGCACGAGCAGGCCCAGACGAGTTCGACGTCGAACCCGGCGGAGGGCTGCGGAATCATGCCGTAGGAGGACCCCACGTAGGAGGTCTCGCGCAGGGTCATGGGCTCACCACAGTGGAGGGGGGCTCCTACGGCCGTATCTCCTGCGCCGATAGCGGCGATAGCGCTGATGGCACTGATTGTCTGCGTCATGGCTCACTTACCTTTCGATCAAGAATACGAACCATACTGTCAACTAGTTCTACAAACTAGTTATATGCGGACTGACATACTGCTGTCCACTTGAGGATGGTGACCGCAGGGTGAACAGTCGGCGCTGGTCCGTGGTCGAGAGGCTGTCGGGAACCGGCAGTGCTATCCGGCGGATCCGGGGAGGGGCGCGCCCGCCCCTCGCGCTGCCGGGCCAAGCCGCCGTCCTGCCGCCCGGTAGACCTGGGCGCAGAATGCCACGAGGAGCATCACATGGACGGCGTCCCCGCCGTAGTACATGAGGTGCGCTGCCTGCTCCGCATCGGGTGGCACGGCGCCCTGGCCCGCGAGGGAGGAGAGATGCTTCGACACCACGGAGTGGACCGCGATGCCGACGACGATCGCACTACCCCTCAGCCATGCCGGTGCCCGGTGGGGGTTCGGGTCCACGCCGACGACGGCGTATGTGAAGAGAACGCCCGACACGAGCAAGTGGAGGTGGAGCAGCGGCCCGAGCACCGGATGATGGGCCAGTCCGAGGGCGGCGCCGTCCCGGTACAGGAGGGCCAGGGGGATCGTGGAGAGCAGTGTCGCAACCACCGGATGCGTGCCGATCCGCAGCGGCGCCGTACGGGCGAGCCGGCTGTAACGGCGCCCGACGGACGCGGGGACGGCCCGGAGGAACAGGGTCGCGGGAGCTCCCAGCACGAGCAGCAGCGGGACGAGCATGCCGAGGACGAGGTGGACCACGGTATGCGCGGTGAAGCTGTCGACGGCAGCCCGTGCGAGCGGCCCCGTCGAGACGAATCCCAGGCCGGTCCCGGCCAGCCAGGCGGCAGTTCGGCGGACCGGCCATCCGCTCCGTCCCCGCAGGACCGCACCGCGGCCCGCGGCCAGGTACAGCACGGCGAGTCCCAGCCAGACGAGCACGATCCCGGTGTCCAGGGGGAAGCTGTCGATGCCTTCGGGAACCGGCACCGGATGCCCCGGGCCGGAGTGGTCAGCCACGCCGGGTCTCCGCGCGCCGTGCCGCGAGCAGTACCGAGACCCCCGCGAGCAGGAATGCGAGGGCCGCGCCGTTCCATGCCAGATCGTAGGGGAGCAGGTCCACGCCGTACCGGACCTCGTGCAGGTCGAGGAGCTTGTGCTGGACCAGGCCGTCGAACAGCTGGAAGCCGCCGATGCCCACGAGGATGCCACCCAGCCAGCGCCGGGCCTGGAGGGCGCTCCGCCGTCTCAGATCGGCGAAGAGGAAGAGGGATGCAACCGTCGCGAACCAGCTGAACGCATGGAACACGCCGTCGGACACGAGGCCGGCCGCGGGCGTGGACCTGTCATAGAAGTGGTGCCAGTGGAGGAGCTGGTGGAAGACGGCCTCGTCGATGAACGCGATGACCCCGCACCCGAAGAGGACGCCGACGAGGACGTTGCGGCGCTGGAGGGCGACGGCATGCTGCGCGGGCGGCTGGGTGGACGAAGCGATGACGGTCCCCGTCGTCGGAGGGTGCGGACCCTGTCCAGCGTGCCAGCCGCCTGCTCGGACCGTCCAGCATTTTCCCGGTGCAACGGGAGGTGGTCAGGAGACCTTCTCGCCGTACCACCAGTGGGCAGGCTGGAGCGGTGGCTGCTGCGGTGCGGCCGGGAGTTTCACGACGACGGCGGTGTAGGGGCGCCGGCGCGTCAGGGCCATCTGGATTCCTGCGAGCAGCGCGGCGGCGATCGATACCGGTATGACGACGGCCAGCGCGTACATCGCGAGCACGGCGTGCAGTGGCGAATGGTAGAGACCCTCCATCAACGCGGCGCCGCCGAGCCACAGCCACAACCAGAACAGGCCGACCACGTAGAGCAGCGACCGCGCGCGCCTGTAACGCAACGGAAAATGCTTCCGCCCACGTCCCATATTTCGTCTCCCCAGACTTATGTTCGGGCCCGCCCCAGGCAGGTCCACTGGGGAAATAATAGACCCCCTCCGGGGCTTTCCCGGTGTCCGTCATCAGAATGAGACGTGGCGAATCGGGGACGGCCGGAACCGCCGCACCCCCGGGCCCATTCGTGGGCCCGGGGGTGCAGGCCGGCCGCGCCGGGCCGCGTCAGGGCGTCAGGGTGTCACGGCGACTTCGCGCAGGTCCGCCGTCGCGTCGCCGAGCAGCCGGACGTGGTCCGGGGTGAGGTCCTCGATGCGGTTCACCCCGAGCAGCTGCATGGTACGCGCCGTCTCCCTGCCGAGGATCTCGATGGTGCGGTCCACGCCCTTGCGGCCGCCGGCCATGAGTCCGTAGAGGTAGGCGCGGCCGATCAGCGTGAAGTCCGCTCCGAGGGCCAGGGCTGCTACGACGTCGCCACCGCTCATGATGCCCGTGTCCAGGATGATGTCGGTCTTGCCCTTGAGCTCGGCTGCGACGCGGGGCAGCAGGTGCAGCGGGATGGGTGCCCGGTCGAGCTGGCGTCCGCCGTGGTTGGACAGGATGATGCCGTCCGCTCCGTGGTCCACGGCCTTCTTCGCGTCGTCGAGCGTCTGGATCCCCTTGACCACGAGGTTTCCCTTCCACACGCTGCGCAGCCAGTCCAGGTCCTCGAAGGTGAGCGTCGGATCGAACATCGAGTTGATGAGGTCGGCCACGGTGCCCGAGTAGCGTGAGAGCGAGGCGAACGAGAGCGGCTCGTGGGTCAGGAAGTTGAACCACCAGGCCGGCCGGTACGAGGCGTCGAGAACGGTCTTCAGGGTCAGCGCCGGCGGGATGGTCATGCCGTTGCGGACGTCGCGGAGCCGGGCGCCGGCCACCGCGGTGTCGACGGTGACCATGAGGGTGTCGTTCCCCGCGGCGGCCGCGCGGGCGATGAGCTCCATCGAGCGGTCCCGGTCCGTCCACAGGTAGAGCTGGAACCAGTTGCGCCCGTTGGGGGCGGCCTCCGCCACGTCCTCGATGGAGGCCGTGCCCATGGTGGAGAGCGTGTAGGGGATGCCTGCCGCTGCCGCCGCCTGCGAGCCGGCGTACTCGCCCTCCGACTGCATCATGCGGGTGAAACCGGTCGGCGCGATGCCGAACGGCAGGGCCGAATCCTTCCCGAGGATCGGCGTGACGGTGCTGACGGTCTGCACGTTGCGGAGGATGCCCGGCCGGAACTCGAGGTCGAGGAAGGCCTCCCGCGCACGGCGGAGCGAGATCTCGGCCTCGGCGGCACCGTCCGTGTAGTCGAAGGGTGCCGTGGGTGTCCGTCGCTTGGCCATGTCGCGCAGGTCCCAGACGGTGTTGGCCCGCCGGAGCCGGGCGGCTGCGCTGATCTCGGGCTTCTTGAACTGCATGAGGGGAGCCAGGTCCGCGACCCTGGGGACCCGGCGCCTGAGGGCCGGGGGAACGGGTGCGCTGGAGGATGGGTGCATGGGGTGCCTTTGCTCGTCGTCGGCCCGGATCACGGTGGCGGATCCGCCTGAGGTCTGACCACAGATCCTACGGCCTGTGGTCGGACCACACAAGCTATGCTGGCCGCATGCGCAATCATCAGGTGGTCTCGGCATGGCTCGAGCAGGAACTTGCCGCGGGGCGGCTCGCCATCGGGTCCCGGCTGCCCGGCGAGCGCACCATGGCGGAGCAGCTGAAGATCTCCCGGGCCTCGGTACGTGAGGGTACGCGGGTCCTGGAGGCCCTCGGCGTCGTCCGCGCCGGTGTCGGGTCCGGGCCCCTGGCGGGCACGGTCGTCACGGGAAACCCCGCACTTGCCCTCGACTCCGCCCTCCGGCTGCACGTGGCAAGCACCCACCTGCCCATCAGGGACATCGTGGAGACGCGCCTCCTGCTGGAGACGTGGGCGGCGGCCCACGCGTCCCCGGACTCGCCATCCCTCGAGCGGGCGGCCCGGCTCCTCGACGAGATGGATCAGCACGACGACGGCCCGGCGGGGTTCCTGGAGCGCGATGCGCTCTTCCACGTCGCGCTCGCGGAGGCGGCCGGGAACGTTCTGGTGGGCGCCATGATGGGATCGCTGCGCGGGTCCATCGAGGACTACACGCGGCGGTTGACCGCAGGACTTCCCGACTGGACAGCGACGTCGGAGAGGCTCCGGCGGGAGCACCGCGCGGTCCTCGGCGCCGTGCTGGCCGGCCAAGGGGGCCGGGCCGCGGACCTGGTGCGGGATCATATCGAGGGTTTCTACCGCGAGTCGGGTGTCTCCGCCTGAGGTCCGGTTGTTGACAGGGGCCGACCTTTCCAATATCACACACGTCACCTAGACTGCAGGAACTGTCGAGCAGGCGGCTGAGGACCCACCCGGATGTGGAGTTGACCATGGAACACTTGCCGCACATTCTCGAGCATTCCGCCGCACGTCAGGACGGGGCAAGTCCGTCGGGGGGAACCCGGCGTGTGCATCTTTCCGCCGTGCCGCAGGCCCAGGAAGCCGACTTTCCGAGCGACCTCGCCGGGGCATCGACGCGCCATCTGCGGATTCTGTGCAACCGCACCTACCAGCTCCTCGATCTGGACCGTCCGGCCCTCGAGACACGGGAGCGGTACGACGCGCTCGTCGAGGAACTCACGCGGCGTGAGCGCGACGCCGTGCAGCGCGGCGGAGTGGACGACGCCCGTGAGACGTTCCGCGACAACGCCCTCTTCTCCCGGTTCGAGCTGTACCGCAAGGGAATCATGGCCGGGTATGTGCAGTACGAGATGCGCGGCGGGGACATCCTCCTGCTGCACGCCGTCGTCGACCCGAAATTCCGCCACCTGGGCCTCGAGCCGGTGCTGATGCAGGCCGTACTGCTCAATGCGCATCGCCGGCGCCTGGGCGTCGTGCCCTGCTGTCCCGAGGCGCTGGACTTCCTGGCCGCCCACCCGCAGTTCCTCTCGCTTCTTCCCGCCCAGCAGCGCCGGCGGTTCAGGGTGCTGGCGTCCGGTTCCGCCGCAGCCGGGCAGGAGCGCCGGTGACATCGGCCGACGTCCTGACCGAGGCGTACGGCCGGCTGCCCGACCTGGTGCGCCGTGCCGTCGACGGTCTGGAGGCGGACCAGCTGTCCATCCGGCCGGGTGGCACGGCGAATTCCGTCGCCTGGCTCATCTGGCACCTCTCGCGGGTGGAGGACAGCCACTTCGCCGAGGCGTTCGGCCATGAGGAGGTGTGGCTGGCACACGGCTACGCCGACCGCTGGGCCCTGGAGCTCGACCGGGATGACACCGGCTACGGGCATTCACCGGACCAGGTGGGCACCGTCCGGGTCGGTTCGGCGCAGCAGCTGCTCGACTACTTCGACGCGGTCCACCAGCTGGCGCAGAGCCTGATCGCGGGCCTCGCGGACGAGGACCTGCAGCGGGTGGTCGACGAGCACTGGGACCCGCCCGTGACGCTCCTGGTCCGGCTGGTCAGTGTGGTGGACGATGCCGTGCAGCATGCGGGACAGGCCGCCTACGCGCGGGGAATGATCCTCGAAGGACCTAGCCCAGGCCCGTCTGCCGCACCGTGATGTTGAGCCGCCCCTCGAACCCGATGCCGGGAGGCGCCGTGCCGGGCATGGTCCTGAGGACTCCGTGATAGGCGAACCGTGAGGGCCCGCCGAACACGAAGAGGTCGCCCGACCGGAGTTCCACGTCCTGCCAGGGACGATTCCGGGTCTCGGTGTTGCCGAAGCGGAAGACGCACGCCGTGCCCAGGCTGAGGGACACCACGGGCGCGTTCACGCGTTCCTCCCGGTCCTGGTGCATGCCCATCTTCGCGGCGTCGTCGTAGTAGTTGACGAGGGCGGCATCGGGTTCGTAGGACGCGCCGGCCTCCGGCCCGTAGGCCGCGGTCACGGCGTCGCGCCCCAGGGTGCGGAGCACCTCGGGGAACGGCGCGACGGCGCCGCCGCCGGCGTCGTCGGCAGTGCGGCTGTACCGGTAGGGGAGCCAGTGCCAGCCGAGGCTCACGCTCTTCACCGACATGACTCCGCCGTTCGGCATGGTGACGGCCCGCATCGGCACAGGTCCGCTCGCCCAGGTCCGGCACAGCGCAACGAGTTCCCGCTGACGCCCGAGGTCCAGCCAGTCGGGAAGATGCACGGCGCCCGGCGCCAGCTCCCGGAGCGGACGGGGGATCAGGGCGTCGATCGGATCGGTCATCCGACCATTGTGCGCCGGGACGGCCTGCATCGGCTGCCGCT includes:
- a CDS encoding cytochrome c oxidase assembly protein, with protein sequence MADHSGPGHPVPVPEGIDSFPLDTGIVLVWLGLAVLYLAAGRGAVLRGRSGWPVRRTAAWLAGTGLGFVSTGPLARAAVDSFTAHTVVHLVLGMLVPLLLVLGAPATLFLRAVPASVGRRYSRLARTAPLRIGTHPVVATLLSTIPLALLYRDGAALGLAHHPVLGPLLHLHLLVSGVLFTYAVVGVDPNPHRAPAWLRGSAIVVGIAVHSVVSKHLSSLAGQGAVPPDAEQAAHLMYYGGDAVHVMLLVAFCAQVYRAAGRRLGPAARGAGAPLPGSAG
- a CDS encoding DUF2243 domain-containing protein, whose product is MASSTQPPAQHAVALQRRNVLVGVLFGCGVIAFIDEAVFHQLLHWHHFYDRSTPAAGLVSDGVFHAFSWFATVASLFLFADLRRRSALQARRWLGGILVGIGGFQLFDGLVQHKLLDLHEVRYGVDLLPYDLAWNGAALAFLLAGVSVLLAARRAETRRG
- a CDS encoding alpha-hydroxy acid oxidase, which encodes MHPSSSAPVPPALRRRVPRVADLAPLMQFKKPEISAAARLRRANTVWDLRDMAKRRTPTAPFDYTDGAAEAEISLRRAREAFLDLEFRPGILRNVQTVSTVTPILGKDSALPFGIAPTGFTRMMQSEGEYAGSQAAAAAGIPYTLSTMGTASIEDVAEAAPNGRNWFQLYLWTDRDRSMELIARAAAAGNDTLMVTVDTAVAGARLRDVRNGMTIPPALTLKTVLDASYRPAWWFNFLTHEPLSFASLSRYSGTVADLINSMFDPTLTFEDLDWLRSVWKGNLVVKGIQTLDDAKKAVDHGADGIILSNHGGRQLDRAPIPLHLLPRVAAELKGKTDIILDTGIMSGGDVVAALALGADFTLIGRAYLYGLMAGGRKGVDRTIEILGRETARTMQLLGVNRIEDLTPDHVRLLGDATADLREVAVTP
- a CDS encoding FadR/GntR family transcriptional regulator; its protein translation is MRNHQVVSAWLEQELAAGRLAIGSRLPGERTMAEQLKISRASVREGTRVLEALGVVRAGVGSGPLAGTVVTGNPALALDSALRLHVASTHLPIRDIVETRLLLETWAAAHASPDSPSLERAARLLDEMDQHDDGPAGFLERDALFHVALAEAAGNVLVGAMMGSLRGSIEDYTRRLTAGLPDWTATSERLRREHRAVLGAVLAGQGGRAADLVRDHIEGFYRESGVSA
- a CDS encoding GNAT family N-acetyltransferase gives rise to the protein MPQAQEADFPSDLAGASTRHLRILCNRTYQLLDLDRPALETRERYDALVEELTRRERDAVQRGGVDDARETFRDNALFSRFELYRKGIMAGYVQYEMRGGDILLLHAVVDPKFRHLGLEPVLMQAVLLNAHRRRLGVVPCCPEALDFLAAHPQFLSLLPAQQRRRFRVLASGSAAAGQERR
- a CDS encoding mycothiol transferase, producing the protein MTSADVLTEAYGRLPDLVRRAVDGLEADQLSIRPGGTANSVAWLIWHLSRVEDSHFAEAFGHEEVWLAHGYADRWALELDRDDTGYGHSPDQVGTVRVGSAQQLLDYFDAVHQLAQSLIAGLADEDLQRVVDEHWDPPVTLLVRLVSVVDDAVQHAGQAAYARGMILEGPSPGPSAAP
- a CDS encoding alpha-ketoglutarate-dependent dioxygenase AlkB family protein, with protein sequence MTDPIDALIPRPLRELAPGAVHLPDWLDLGRQRELVALCRTWASGPVPMRAVTMPNGGVMSVKSVSLGWHWLPYRYSRTADDAGGGAVAPFPEVLRTLGRDAVTAAYGPEAGASYEPDAALVNYYDDAAKMGMHQDREERVNAPVVSLSLGTACVFRFGNTETRNRPWQDVELRSGDLFVFGGPSRFAYHGVLRTMPGTAPPGIGFEGRLNITVRQTGLG